From the Trichoplusia ni isolate ovarian cell line Hi5 chromosome 1, tn1, whole genome shotgun sequence genome, the window cattacataatttaacaaaatatattaagaacattaatattaaatatgtacttacGCAAGTAGATAAtggtaatatataaaaaaaaaacaaaaagtaacattaattaaaactcacTTGAAAAAAAGGATTTCAAGCCGCAAACCTGGagtaaaaatattcaaccaAAAAGACCGATAAaccataaagtttaattttgttgatgacATACTCAACCGGATATAGCTTAAGTCACTGATAACAGTCGATCTTTGTTTTCAAATCGCTTTAATTCGGTAGTACCATTTAGAGTGAAACTTGAACGGAATCAAGTGcgaaataatatcaaaaacagaaccaaaacattttgcttttgctttaaaagaataaaataaacgaaatctCTAGGAAGCAAATAGTATCAAGTTAAATGGCTCAAACTTACCTATAACAGTTAGCACCATACAAGCATCTCTCTCGCGCTGGTCGATCAGGCTTCGCGGGTGACGCATCATCTTTGTCTTTGCTGTCTGAATCTGATGAAGCCTGGAACATGCAGAATTATCGAATTAagactttacaaataaaacaaaacacatgacTAGCTCAAGTTGTGAGagcattttaaaacaaatctgtTACCTGTCCATTGCTAGGTCCAGCCACTGAGGCTCCTGTATCCACTCCATCGTCAGGTTCCGTCTTAACCTTCTTTACATCAATTGGACTAGTTTCCCTGAAGCTGTTACTCCTCTTGAGAGGAGTCTTAGCATCAGGATCCAAAGGCACTTCATACTCTTCTGTAGGTTCTTGGTCATTGTctgaaaacacaaataaaaataattattttactttagtaGTGTtcactaaatttttttttaagacattcACAAGTTatcatattttgaaactttaaatacATTCTGGAACTAAATAGAAAACATGCAAAAGAATATCTAGATGTTGGGCCATAGGCCCTAATGACAGATATTATGTtgaattgtacattttattcatAGAGCTATAGTCAGTAAATAAACATGTGATCTGCAATCAGTTGAGTTGTATACTACTCACTCATTATTGATGGTGAACATGAGCAGTTTTGATCTGCATCTTCCTCATTATTCTCAAACTGGATTGTTTCTTCACTGTCTTTAGCAGAGTCCCTAGTATCAGCACTATTCTCCTCTGTTTCCGATGCTCCAACATCTCTTGCTTCCTTTATCCTAACTTCTTTGGTAACTTCATCAACTATAGGAGTTTCTTCTCCACCTTGACTGGGACAATTTAGAACTTCATACCAGAAGTGGTTTGGTATGAGACCAAACCTGTCTCCGTGATAAAGAGACACCGTGCAGTCCTGCTGCAGCAATTCCTTTTTATCTGTGTCTTTTTTAATGAAGAAACAAGGGTTCTGATGAAGctaaaataaagtatataattacaattattttcaaatcaactgccaaattcagaaaacaaaataatgttatgtacTGCATGgcacttaaatgtttttaaagttagtTATAATTTAGAGATAATGGggcttaaaataatttttaatttcaattcatttcacAAGTGTTCTTAGTAAGTtctcatattattttttctgtgtaTGTGCTCTTTTAATGACATACCGCCTTCAGTGTCACAGCATCATCAGTCACCTCTAACTCAGCGTGGTTCCGAGACACCCTCTTGTCAGTATCATCGTTCTATTggaaaaaatgataatataaataatttgcgCCATGATAAaacggtattttatttatttggatgcGGTAATAATCTTTTTACTTAATTGCCTATCTAATTGgttattaagaaaataacttaCGTGCAAAAACTTTCCTCTACCAATGACATGAACACCGGTCGACAGTTGAATTTTAGACGAGCTGCACTGATCATctattcttattaatttaaacaccaTTTTCTCAGAATAGGATCATACAAGAATTGTATACCCTTATCAAAAACAATGCGTGGGAATGtataaacacaataaacaatACGGTTTGACTTGACAGCGCTCACGACCACAACACCACATTAAATTTCGTGGTCGATTTGAACCGTTTTATTCAGCATTTATCTTACTAATAATATGTACCTAAGTGAATTATAACAGTATTGAAATAGATTTGGTTATCTTTTTTCG encodes:
- the LOC113498027 gene encoding uncharacterized protein LOC113498027 isoform X1 gives rise to the protein MVFKLIRIDDQCSSSKIQLSTGVHVIGRGKFLHNDDTDKRVSRNHAELEVTDDAVTLKALHQNPCFFIKKDTDKKELLQQDCTVSLYHGDRFGLIPNHFWYEVLNCPSQGGEETPIVDEVTKEVRIKEARDVGASETEENSADTRDSAKDSEETIQFENNEEDADQNCSCSPSIMNNDQEPTEEYEVPLDPDAKTPLKRSNSFRETSPIDVKKVKTEPDDGVDTGASVAGPSNGQASSDSDSKDKDDASPAKPDRPARERCLYGANCYSSVKITRPTQIQLEKLVDFLEKNPGLARGNMRSVQARRQTKIKWEQVAISLNALGGAIKDARSWTKFWCDKKYALKKSVAQRNASANRPGGGVDLSPFSELDERLLTLIGENSFAESGDQESGIHPNVTMESRGPSTSQNPLPSYDIRAEQPIVDRLPSLTPDLSDTAASASSPRRRSPKLRLRQVRPTNALRQLRAERERLMKMEGKKVETELKKSAGLDKLVQSLDNLANAIMVSGDKIAAALRSRP
- the LOC113498027 gene encoding aprataxin and PNK-like factor isoform X3, whose protein sequence is MVFKLIRIDDQCSSSKIQLSTGVHVIGRGKFLHNDDTDKRVSRNHAELEVTDDAVTLKALHQNPCFFIKKDTDKKELLQQDCTVSLYHGDRFGLIPNHFWYEVLNCPSQGGEETPIVDEVTKEVRIKEARDVGASETEENSADTRDSAKDSEETIQFENNEEDADQNCSCSPSIMNNDQEPTEEYEVPLDPDAKTPLKRSNSFRETSPIDVKKVKTEPDDGVDTGASVAGPSNGQASSDSDSKDKDDASPAKPDRPARERCLYGANCYRRNPQHLSQFSHPADADWGAGARGACPYGRACRRRDPRHWDAHTHPPGARPPAPHAPHAQARRPGIQMVERHGNVFYINAHSVNFYDDHFQVEDSDGDSVDYDYEF
- the LOC113498027 gene encoding aprataxin and PNK-like factor isoform X2; its protein translation is MVFKLIRIDDQCSSSKIQLSTGVHVIGRGKFLHNDDTDKRVSRNHAELEVTDDAVTLKALHQNPCFFIKKDTDKKELLQQDCTVSLYHGDRFGLIPNHFWYEVLNCPSQGGEETPIVDEVTKEVRIKEARDVGASETEENSADTRDSAKDSEETIQFENNEEDADQNCSCSPSIMNNDQEPTEEYEVPLDPDAKTPLKRSNSFRETSPIDVKKVKTEPDDGVDTGASVAGPSNGQASSDSDSKDKDDASPAKPDRPARERCLYGANCYRRNPQHLSQFSHPADADWGAGARGACPYGRACRRRDPRHWDAHTHPPGARPPAPHAPHAQARRPGQTQKRKQKKTRVVSDNEEESDEDSPARDLIVTGKRVRKTIQRQDMGLSESEAEEDPYGTDESDEWQPPSDHTGSQDFSQP